In Bombus huntii isolate Logan2020A chromosome 9, iyBomHunt1.1, whole genome shotgun sequence, a single window of DNA contains:
- the LOC126869805 gene encoding IQ and ubiquitin-like domain-containing protein, whose translation MENSEIKTQSYLVGWKHKLTGTIYRNTCTQTGKHDGKNDKRTQTNFTVDKFTNVECDVEVQTNFFPNVRDRFIQSFRNSKEPRFKDYSNEKILESIVKIQRFYRAHRGRQTTISSSGVSACAKNTNRRQIQPVPRFYRSRDFVILNRTSPSTRADFELLYNLLDRWRIYETKSASEQLFVSSRIALCSLILSKEVELLRAIDSRKTTIKLKKREQSYRKFLDELCKPVVWKTSHGESIPVITPFVQHARCFRGTFEELSKENMTVKERIEMLSKLRKDIEPHTCKESDELVRLLNQEIDLLTRNVEESKLNWLRSGLKMAFLRLARESLRNEREDSRLISWFRTSCKTICRSCGRLLPLEKFPREKWSRSSSCNYCLYVRVRTGPRLVYEPYQRLLRDVRRREARIYCYTSLAFVIDAKAVYHLVNDIWHGKSAISENDNLEELRLVRFRNDEEWSPWNCLLLTVTEASLHRKVVDLDKFYGPMILQKFCTKNLQAKLRFEFVAKFKSLRGNKQ comes from the exons ATGGAGAATTCAGAGATTAAAACACAATCATACTTAGTTGGCTGGAAACACAAActgactggaactatttatcGGAACACGTGCACGCAAACTGGTAAACATGACGGCAAAAATGACAAAAGAACGCAGACAAATTTTACTGTGGATAAatttacgaatgtggaatgcGACGTTGAAGTGCAAACGAATTTCTTTCCTAACGTCCGCGACAGATTTATACAAAGTTTTAGAAATTCCAAGGAACCGAGATTCAAGGATTACTCGAACGAGAAGATTCTAGAGAGCATCGTAAAGATACAGAGGTTTTACAG AGCTCACCGCGGCCGGCAAACCACGATCTCGTCGAGCGGCGTTTCAGCCTGCGCTAAGAACACGAACCGGCGGCAAATACAGCCAGTACCGAGATTCTATCGCAGCCGGGATTTCGTGATACTAAACCGCACGTCGCCGAGTACCAGGGCGGACTTCGAGTTGCTGTACAATCTGCTGGATCGTTGGCGTATCTACGAGACGAAGAGTGCGAGTGAACAGCTGTTCGTGTCGTCCAGGATCGCATTGTGCAGTTTAATCCTATCAAAGGAGGTAGAGCTATTGCGAGCTATTGATTCGAGGAAAACCActatcaaattaaaaaagagagAGCAATCGTACAGAAAATTCTTGGATGAGTTGTGCAAGCCTGTCGTATGGAAAACCAGTCATGGAGAATCGATTCCTGTAATTACACCGTTTGTACAGCACGCCAGATGCTTCAGAGGCACGTTCGAAGAGTTGTCGAAGGAAAATATGACTGTTAAGGAAAGAATTGAGATGTTGTCTAAATTGAGAAAGGATATAGAGCCTCATACGTGTAAGGAATCTGATGAACTGGTACGTCTGTTGAATCAAGAGATTGATCTGTTGACCCGTAACGTGGAGGAAAGTAAGTTGAATTGGTTAAGAAGTGGCCTGAAGATGGCTTTTTTGAGATTGGCAAGGGAGTCCTTGAGAAACGAGCGAGAGGATTCGAGGCTGATCAGTTGGTTCCGGACCAGTTGTAAAACTATCTGCAGGAGCTGCGGCAGACTATTGCCTCTCGAGAAGTTCCCACGCGAGAAATGGTCCCGTTCCTCTTCGTGCAATTACTGTCTCTACGTGAGAGTTCGCACTGGGCCTCGGCTCGTATACGAGCCCTATCAAAGACTTCTTCGTGATGTAAGACGTCGCGAAGCTAGAATCTATTGTTACACCAGTCTGGCTTTTGTTATTGATGCAAAAGCCGTTTACCATTTGGTGAACGATATTTGGCACGGAAAATCGGCCATTTCTGAAAACGATAATTTAGAAGAGTTGAGGTTGGTGAGATTTCGAAATGACGAAGAGTGGTCACCGTGGAATTGTCTTTTATTAACCGTGACGGAAGCCTCGTTGCATCGAAAGGTAGTTGACCTCGATAAGTTTTACGGACCGATGATACTACAAAAGTTCTGCACGAAGAATCTTCAGGCCAAACTTCGGTTCGAGTTCGTGGCCAAATTCAAGAGCCTTCGTGGGAATAAACAATGA
- the LOC126869797 gene encoding IQ and ubiquitin-like domain-containing protein, translated as MVCCRSVEVEDRRIKKPYLGGWKHKITQVEYLNAESQTGPLRKPEKEKCSKKVQYISWTDVFTQTPCVHPTQMWRSDYFISAESDKYVTSKPYETYEEMMKRLDYDGKARIIQRNYRIYKLLKYIKEYARQYRELVKGCKLYEAEKIMLYRKRHQQEILRTIHPKTRSDFDLLYGLVEKWRRDRLECAKLRFFKPARCAENHEILEKTIEMLNVIDEKRQAVRQRYRKRKRAKFVAVNCKPILWNGYKNKLLEMDTMRNQKARELKMIYDSLMNYDVTREERMEMLTILKKSLEIHNCVSVFHLIRLLDEELTYLARGMKRMSLGYFRERIVYSYLNFLRTSHSCCCVNNDRYFCKNVDDEKLREPIEPITKLCHSCLKLLPIHQFTVHGRMKRLSTCVGCTWLRERNIRHVNYDPYKFLLDCVRYEETKRESPSAIAFMMQKHDMYHLVNNIWHGHSVVSENRDMFLLRIVRYDVNEEWSPWNCILLTEEEADVHCSIKDLASVYSKPLIEKILLSHQLAKNQFKHLRQFEKEFQGKFQKIEDKAVYNAAIKVDDYLFT; from the exons atggtTTGCTGCCGTTCCGTAGAAGTGGAAGatcgaagaataaaaaaacCTTATTTGGGAGGATGGAAGCATAAAATTACCCAAGTAGAGTATTTAAATGCCGAATCGCAAACAGGCCCCCTAAGGAAgccagaaaaagaaaagtgcAGTAAAAAAGTGCAATATATTTCTTGGACAGATGTATTTACGCAAACACCATGCGTTCATCCAACACAGATGTGGCG ATCTGATTACTTTATATCGGCCGAATCGGATAAATATGTAACATCAAAACCATACGAAACATACGAAGAAATGATGAAACGGCTGGATTACGATGGAAAGGCGCGAATTATCCAAAGAAACTATAgaatatacaaattattgaagTATATCAAAGAATATGCGAGACAGTACCGAGAGTTAGTCAAAGGTTGTAAGCTATACGAAGCAGAAAAGATAATGTTATACAG GAAGAGGCATCAGCAGGAAATTCTTCGAACAATTCATCCCAAAACTCGATCGGATTTTGATCTGTTATATGGTTTGGTTGAAAAATGGAGACGCGATCGCCTTGAATGCGCGAAGCTACGTTTCTTTAAACCTGCCAGATGTGCAGAAAATCACGAAATTTTGGAAAAAACCATAGAAATGTTGAATGTAATCGACGAGAAAAGACAGGCGGTGAGGCAGCGCTACAGGAAGCGGAAACGCGCGAAATTTGTTGCGGTTAATTGCAAGCCTATTCTGTGGAACGGTTACAAGAATAAATTGCTGGAAATGGACACAATGAGAAACCAGAAGGCAAGAGAATTGAAAATGATTTACGACTCGTTGATGAACTACGATGTTACTCGCGAGGAACGCATGGAGATGCTCACGATACTGAAGAAATCGTTGGAGATACACAACTGTGTGTCTGTTTTCCATTTGATACGACTCTTGGACGAAGAGCTGACCTACTTGGCAAGGGGGATGAAACGCATGTCACTAGGCTACTTTCGAGAAAGGATAGTtt ACAGTTACTTGAACTTTTTACGGACGTCGCACTCGTGCTGTTGCGTGAACAACGACAGATACTTTTGTAAGAACGTAGATGACGAAAAATTGCGAGAACCAATTGAACCTATAACGAAATTGTGTCACAGTTGTTTGAAATTGCTTCCTATTCACCAATTCACTGTTCATGGAAGGATGAAAAGGCTGTCTACTTGCGTTG GTTGTACTTGGTTGCGTGAACGAAATATTAGACACGTGAACTACGACCCTTACAAATTTCTACTGGACTGTGTGCGCTATGAGGAAACGAAAAGAGAATCACCTTCGGCTATCGCGTTTATGATGCAAAAACACGACATGTACCATTTGGTGAACAATATTTGGCACGGCCATTCTGTAGTCAGTGAAAATAGAGATATGTTCCTATTACGGATCGTTCGATACGACGTAAACGAGGAGTGGTCACCGTGGAATTGTATCCTTTTAACCGAGGAAGAGGCTGACGTTCATTGCAGTATCAAGGATCTCGCGAGCGTATACTCGAAGCCACTTATCGAAAAAATCTTGTTGTCTCATCAGTTAGCGAAAAACCAATTCAA GCATTTGAGACAGTTTGAGAAGGAGTTTCAAGGTAAATTTCAGAAAATCGAAGATAAAGCGGTGTACAATGCAGCGATCAAAGTGGACGATTATCTTTTTACGTGA
- the LOC126869788 gene encoding N-alpha-acetyltransferase 35, NatC auxiliary subunit isoform X2, which produces MICLNTFHLINIKQYRRFYTYSIISRLLPLNVTGQSARMATMVEEQNSVDMGEDKESQFDQVTYNWVDITQEFFDAITELELGELLRDELFGLFEAMSAIEMMDPKMDVGMLCNRGNNKPCTFTQAVDSGALKLDNLTPSEVIGIIDSTYACIVSWLEGHSLAQTVFTNLYLHQPSQIVDKPLRTFCYAVYKIIEIIKDCINKALVFEEEDFQSVTYGYRLQQDITEQKIISMLREVEDELPGKRIKPIHIVSEKEYGDRLALYARIRFTKIFYQILSLMGKKEQLQQNLNDCHTLLSRCSYMIQMMIKTVNSGEKADEISNYPNIMGFDPMVNQRLLPPTFPRYTKIKPRLEALKYLDELLNRFRTVTTITNQNGFHAALDFFLEFSRRSPCILSRSMLQIVYLPTTNRVFGVQNFADVLKDAARNFIAPPVLMPKSTLLQNHQAKEYVDSFLSHCVGLFGSLLQLTGHNRARQRDKLAHLLDDFAILQDEAERVDGFLHALSMKSDTPRSHLACFGTWILYHTLRVMVMYLLSGFELELYSVHEYHYIFWYLYEFLYGWLVSAITRANTFLMEHDVHNDTHKGRGGKKSAKNKKKKSTSRPYNLEILMYQAMQNICGGYYKALVGFRMDGKIPLPESPFDSERVRYEHRLLPFSSLLTPPPVHYQEFLDMTNAQMHKRNVTSEMLYLAGCRHFHQARNMLERALSFYPQNSSTLNEINDLLKVAKTNFVVLKLLADGHKKDSKEPPVFDFSYHQHFPLIKLI; this is translated from the exons ATGATTTGTCTAAATACATTTCATctgataaatataaaacaatatagGAGATTTTATACTTATTCAATAATTTCAAGACTTT TGCCGTTAAATGTGACAGGTCAGTCTGCAAGAATGGCGACCATGGTAGAAGAACAGAATTCGGTTGACATGGGCGAAGATAAAGAATCACA ATTCGACCAAGTTACTTACAATTGGGTGGATATTACCCAAGAATTTTTCGATGCCATTACAG AGTTGGAATTGGGTGAACTATTGCGTGATGAGTTATTTGGATTATTTGAGGCCATGTCTGCAATTGAAATGATGGATCCAAAAATGGATGTTGGCATGCTATGTAATAGAGGCAACAACAAACCATGCACTTTTACACAGGCTGTTGACTCTGGTGCATTGAAATTGGACAATTTGACACCATCAGAAGTTATAGGAATAATAGATTCAACATATGCGTGCATAGTGTCTTGGCTTGAAGGCCATAGTTTAGCGCAAACAGTTTTCACTAATTTATATCTTCACCAACCGAGTCAAATAGTGGATAAACCTTTGAGAACCTTTTGTTATgctgtatataaaataattgaaataattaaagattGCATCAATAAAGCATTAGTTTTTGAGGAAGAAGATTTCCAGAGTGTTACTTATGGTTATAGATTGCaacaggatattacagaacaAAAAATCATATCCATGCTGAGAGAAGTAGAAGATGAACTACCTGGGAAAAGAATAAAACCAATTCATATAGTATCAGAGAAAGAA TATGGTGATAGATTAGCACTCTATGCCAGAATTagatttacaaaaatattttatcaaattttatcattaatgGGAAAGAAAGAACAGTTGCAACAAAATTTAAACGATTGTCATACATTGTTATCAAGATGTTCTTATATGATTCAAATGATGATTAAAACAGTAAACAGTGgagaaaaagctgatgaaatat CAAATTATCCAAATATTATGGGGTTTGACCCTATGGTGAATCAAAGATTATTACCACCAACATTTCCACGGTATACAAAAATAAAGCCAAGACTAGAGGCTTTAAAATATTTGGATGAGCTATTAAACAGATTTCGAACAGTTACTACGATTACTAATCAGAATGGTTTTCATGCAGCTTTG GActtttttttagaattttcaCGACGAAGTCCATGTATATTATCCAGATCAATGTTGCAAATAGTTTATTTACCTACAACAAATCGAGTATTCGGTGTGCAAAATTTTGCCGATGTTTTGAAAGATGCAGCGCGGAATTTCATAGCACCTCCGGTACTAATGCCAAAGAGCACGTTACTTCAAAATCATCAAGCTAAAGAATATGTTGATAGTTTTTTATCTCATTGTGTGGGCCTCTTTGGTAGTTTGTTGCAACTTACTGGCCATAATAGAGCAAGACAGAGAGACAAATTAGCACATTTATTGGATGATTTTGCAATATTACAGGATGAA GCTGAAAGAGTTGATGGATTTTTACATGCCTTGTCAATGAAAAGTGATACACCAAGGTCACATTTAGCTTGTTTCGGAACATGGATCTTGTATCATACACTACGAGTTATGGTCATGTATTTATTAAGTGGCTTTGAATTGGAATTATATTCGGTGCATGAATATCACTATATATTTTGGTACctatatgaatttctttatgGATGGCTAGTATCGGCTATTACAAGAGCCAATACGTTCTTGATGGAACATGATGTACATAATGATACACATAAAGGTAGAGGTGGTAAGAAAAGTGCgaaaaacaagaagaaaaaatcaACATCAAGACCgtataatttagaaatattaatgTATCAAGCGATGCAAAATATATGTGGAGGATATTACAAA GCTTTAGTTGGTTTCCGTATGGATGGTAAAATACCACTTCCTGAGTCGCCATTTGATTCAGAACGAGTACGATATGAGCACAGGTTATTACCATTTTCTTCGTTGCTCACTCCACCTCCGGTACATTATCAAGAATTCTTAGATATGACGAATGCACAGATGCATAAAAGAAAC GTTACTAGTGAAATGCTGTACTTAGCCGGTTGTCGTCATTTTCATCAAGCTAGAAATATGTTAGAACGAGCTTTGTCTTTTTATCCACAAAATTCTAGTACTCTAAATGag ATCAATGATTTATTAAAAGTGGCGAAAACGAATTTCGTGGTTCTAAAGTTACTCGCTGATGGGCATAAAAAGGATTCCAAAGAACCTCCAGTATTTGACTTCTCGTATCATCAACATTTCCCATTGATAAAATTGATCTAA
- the LOC126869788 gene encoding N-alpha-acetyltransferase 35, NatC auxiliary subunit isoform X1 encodes MICLNTFHLINIKQYRRFYTYSIISRLLPLNVTGQSARMATMVEEQNSVDMGEDKESQFDQVTYNWVDITQEFFDAITELELGELLRDELFGLFEAMSAIEMMDPKMDVGMLCNRGNNKPCTFTQAVDSGALKLDNLTPSEVIGIIDSTYACIVSWLEGHSLAQTVFTNLYLHQPSQIVDKPLRTFCYAVYKIIEIIKDCINKALVFEEEDFQSVTYGYRLQQDITEQKIISMLREVEDELPGKRIKPIHIVSEKEYGDRLALYARIRFTKIFYQILSLMGKKEQLQQNLNDCHTLLSRCSYMIQMMIKTVNSGEKADEISNYPNIMGFDPMVNQRLLPPTFPRYTKIKPRLEALKYLDELLNRFRTVTTITNQNGFHAALDFFLEFSRRSPCILSRSMLQIVYLPTTNRVFGVQNFADVLKDAARNFIAPPVLMPKSTLLQNHQAKEYVDSFLSHCVGLFGSLLQLTGHNRARQRDKLAHLLDDFAILQDEAERVDGFLHALSMKSDTPRSHLACFGTWILYHTLRVMVMYLLSGFELELYSVHEYHYIFWYLYEFLYGWLVSAITRANTFLMEHDVHNDTHKGRGGKKSAKNKKKKSTSRPYNLEILMYQAMQNICGGYYKALVGFRMDGKIPLPESPFDSERVRYEHRLLPFSSLLTPPPVHYQEFLDMTNAQMHKRNEKVTSEMLYLAGCRHFHQARNMLERALSFYPQNSSTLNEINDLLKVAKTNFVVLKLLADGHKKDSKEPPVFDFSYHQHFPLIKLI; translated from the exons ATGATTTGTCTAAATACATTTCATctgataaatataaaacaatatagGAGATTTTATACTTATTCAATAATTTCAAGACTTT TGCCGTTAAATGTGACAGGTCAGTCTGCAAGAATGGCGACCATGGTAGAAGAACAGAATTCGGTTGACATGGGCGAAGATAAAGAATCACA ATTCGACCAAGTTACTTACAATTGGGTGGATATTACCCAAGAATTTTTCGATGCCATTACAG AGTTGGAATTGGGTGAACTATTGCGTGATGAGTTATTTGGATTATTTGAGGCCATGTCTGCAATTGAAATGATGGATCCAAAAATGGATGTTGGCATGCTATGTAATAGAGGCAACAACAAACCATGCACTTTTACACAGGCTGTTGACTCTGGTGCATTGAAATTGGACAATTTGACACCATCAGAAGTTATAGGAATAATAGATTCAACATATGCGTGCATAGTGTCTTGGCTTGAAGGCCATAGTTTAGCGCAAACAGTTTTCACTAATTTATATCTTCACCAACCGAGTCAAATAGTGGATAAACCTTTGAGAACCTTTTGTTATgctgtatataaaataattgaaataattaaagattGCATCAATAAAGCATTAGTTTTTGAGGAAGAAGATTTCCAGAGTGTTACTTATGGTTATAGATTGCaacaggatattacagaacaAAAAATCATATCCATGCTGAGAGAAGTAGAAGATGAACTACCTGGGAAAAGAATAAAACCAATTCATATAGTATCAGAGAAAGAA TATGGTGATAGATTAGCACTCTATGCCAGAATTagatttacaaaaatattttatcaaattttatcattaatgGGAAAGAAAGAACAGTTGCAACAAAATTTAAACGATTGTCATACATTGTTATCAAGATGTTCTTATATGATTCAAATGATGATTAAAACAGTAAACAGTGgagaaaaagctgatgaaatat CAAATTATCCAAATATTATGGGGTTTGACCCTATGGTGAATCAAAGATTATTACCACCAACATTTCCACGGTATACAAAAATAAAGCCAAGACTAGAGGCTTTAAAATATTTGGATGAGCTATTAAACAGATTTCGAACAGTTACTACGATTACTAATCAGAATGGTTTTCATGCAGCTTTG GActtttttttagaattttcaCGACGAAGTCCATGTATATTATCCAGATCAATGTTGCAAATAGTTTATTTACCTACAACAAATCGAGTATTCGGTGTGCAAAATTTTGCCGATGTTTTGAAAGATGCAGCGCGGAATTTCATAGCACCTCCGGTACTAATGCCAAAGAGCACGTTACTTCAAAATCATCAAGCTAAAGAATATGTTGATAGTTTTTTATCTCATTGTGTGGGCCTCTTTGGTAGTTTGTTGCAACTTACTGGCCATAATAGAGCAAGACAGAGAGACAAATTAGCACATTTATTGGATGATTTTGCAATATTACAGGATGAA GCTGAAAGAGTTGATGGATTTTTACATGCCTTGTCAATGAAAAGTGATACACCAAGGTCACATTTAGCTTGTTTCGGAACATGGATCTTGTATCATACACTACGAGTTATGGTCATGTATTTATTAAGTGGCTTTGAATTGGAATTATATTCGGTGCATGAATATCACTATATATTTTGGTACctatatgaatttctttatgGATGGCTAGTATCGGCTATTACAAGAGCCAATACGTTCTTGATGGAACATGATGTACATAATGATACACATAAAGGTAGAGGTGGTAAGAAAAGTGCgaaaaacaagaagaaaaaatcaACATCAAGACCgtataatttagaaatattaatgTATCAAGCGATGCAAAATATATGTGGAGGATATTACAAA GCTTTAGTTGGTTTCCGTATGGATGGTAAAATACCACTTCCTGAGTCGCCATTTGATTCAGAACGAGTACGATATGAGCACAGGTTATTACCATTTTCTTCGTTGCTCACTCCACCTCCGGTACATTATCAAGAATTCTTAGATATGACGAATGCACAGATGCATAAAAGAAAC GAAAAGGTTACTAGTGAAATGCTGTACTTAGCCGGTTGTCGTCATTTTCATCAAGCTAGAAATATGTTAGAACGAGCTTTGTCTTTTTATCCACAAAATTCTAGTACTCTAAATGag ATCAATGATTTATTAAAAGTGGCGAAAACGAATTTCGTGGTTCTAAAGTTACTCGCTGATGGGCATAAAAAGGATTCCAAAGAACCTCCAGTATTTGACTTCTCGTATCATCAACATTTCCCATTGATAAAATTGATCTAA
- the LOC126869813 gene encoding endoplasmic reticulum junction formation protein lunapark-A-like isoform X1 has translation MGIILSRFRRKKTTIEILEDLDAKIKEIERYGYSTEQRHKKIVGTLILYSVILYIITAFIFYFYFFPASLYDQIFYIIPLLIFPILILLTKKMVTWYYKCKISKNQDRLSSMQSEKKKILDEVTETETYKKAKEILLKFAPDQLRMTPLSPQTTFKVSPSTETPKRSSTPQHIISPVSPSTELRRRIIINQNQPLNVHSGIPANTGLVPVGTAPTQNPLNTSFQGGIRPVNTPIRDYRTPLPRPVLPRQRTYLDRLIDYLVGDGPSNRYALVCRNCESHNGMALKEEFEYFGFRCCYCNFWNRARKQKPSAPKLTYNVAHSSSSLNTSEYVASDPNVAEHLKPPQTESINASDTDSDIEVVERPTEALEKIEHVTEPVKDTCDEPNNAEPHNAESDTTESETKEAHNCDESDEKMDIDESSS, from the exons ATGGGGATTATATTATCAAGATTTCGC agGAAGAAAACAACAATTGAAATTTTGGAGGATCTTGATGcg AAAATTAAAGAGATAGAAAGATATGGATATAGTACAGAACAAAGACATAAAAAGATTGTTGGAACTCTGATATTATACAGTGTGATactttatattataacagCATTCATTTTTTACTTCTATTTCTTCCCTGCATCACTATatgatcaaatattttatatcattccactgttaatttttccaatttt AATATTGCTTACAAAAAAGATGGTAACCTGgtattataaatgtaaaatttctaaaaatcaagATAGATTAAGTAGTATGCAAtctgaaaaaaagaaaattctagATGAAGTTACAGAGACTGAAACATATAAAAAAGCTAAAGAAATTCTGTTAAAGTTTGCACCTGATCAATTAAGAATGACTCCA TTGTCCCCGCAG ACAACTTTTAAAGTGTCACCATCAACAGAAACTCCAAAACGATCAAGTACACCACAGCATATAATATCTCCAGTATCACCTTCTACGGAACTGAGAAgacgtataataataaatcaaaatcaACCACTGAATGTGCATAGTGGTATACCTGCTAACACTGGTCTTGTCCCAGTTGGCACAGCTCCCACTCAGAATCCATTAAATACTTCCTTCCAGGGTGGTATTAGACCAGTTAATACTCCAATTCGTGATTATC GAACTCCGTTACCACGTCCAGTATTACCGCGGCAAAGGACTTATTTGGATCGATTGATTGATTATCTTGTTGGAGATGGTCCATCGAATCGATATGCATTAGTGTGTCGAAATTGTGAGTCTCACAATGGGATGGCTCTCAAAGAGGAATTTGAATATTTCG GATTCAGATGTTGTTATTGCAACTTTTGGAATCGTGCAAGAAAACAGAAGCCATCTGCTCCGAAATTAACGTATAATGTTGCACATAGTAGTTCATCTTTAAATACTTCTGAATATGTAGCATCTGATCCAAATGTAGCAGAACATTTAAAACCTCCGCAAACGGAATCAATAAATGCATCGGATACAG attCAGATATCGAAGTCGTTGAGCGACCAACAGAAGCATTGGAAAAGATTGAACACGTTACTGAACCAGTTAAAGATACATGTG ATGAACCAAACAATGCCGAGCCACACAATGCGGAATCGGACACTACGGAGtccgaaacgaaagaagcacataattgtgacgagagtgatgAAAAAATGGATATCGACGAATCATCgtcttaa
- the LOC126869813 gene encoding endoplasmic reticulum junction formation protein lunapark-A-like isoform X2 has protein sequence MGIILSRFRRKKTTIEILEDLDAKIKEIERYGYSTEQRHKKIVGTLILYSVILYIITAFIFYFYFFPASLYDQIFYIIPLLIFPILILLTKKMVTWYYKCKISKNQDRLSSMQSEKKKILDEVTETETYKKAKEILLKFAPDQLRMTPTTFKVSPSTETPKRSSTPQHIISPVSPSTELRRRIIINQNQPLNVHSGIPANTGLVPVGTAPTQNPLNTSFQGGIRPVNTPIRDYRTPLPRPVLPRQRTYLDRLIDYLVGDGPSNRYALVCRNCESHNGMALKEEFEYFGFRCCYCNFWNRARKQKPSAPKLTYNVAHSSSSLNTSEYVASDPNVAEHLKPPQTESINASDTDSDIEVVERPTEALEKIEHVTEPVKDTCDEPNNAEPHNAESDTTESETKEAHNCDESDEKMDIDESSS, from the exons ATGGGGATTATATTATCAAGATTTCGC agGAAGAAAACAACAATTGAAATTTTGGAGGATCTTGATGcg AAAATTAAAGAGATAGAAAGATATGGATATAGTACAGAACAAAGACATAAAAAGATTGTTGGAACTCTGATATTATACAGTGTGATactttatattataacagCATTCATTTTTTACTTCTATTTCTTCCCTGCATCACTATatgatcaaatattttatatcattccactgttaatttttccaatttt AATATTGCTTACAAAAAAGATGGTAACCTGgtattataaatgtaaaatttctaaaaatcaagATAGATTAAGTAGTATGCAAtctgaaaaaaagaaaattctagATGAAGTTACAGAGACTGAAACATATAAAAAAGCTAAAGAAATTCTGTTAAAGTTTGCACCTGATCAATTAAGAATGACTCCA ACAACTTTTAAAGTGTCACCATCAACAGAAACTCCAAAACGATCAAGTACACCACAGCATATAATATCTCCAGTATCACCTTCTACGGAACTGAGAAgacgtataataataaatcaaaatcaACCACTGAATGTGCATAGTGGTATACCTGCTAACACTGGTCTTGTCCCAGTTGGCACAGCTCCCACTCAGAATCCATTAAATACTTCCTTCCAGGGTGGTATTAGACCAGTTAATACTCCAATTCGTGATTATC GAACTCCGTTACCACGTCCAGTATTACCGCGGCAAAGGACTTATTTGGATCGATTGATTGATTATCTTGTTGGAGATGGTCCATCGAATCGATATGCATTAGTGTGTCGAAATTGTGAGTCTCACAATGGGATGGCTCTCAAAGAGGAATTTGAATATTTCG GATTCAGATGTTGTTATTGCAACTTTTGGAATCGTGCAAGAAAACAGAAGCCATCTGCTCCGAAATTAACGTATAATGTTGCACATAGTAGTTCATCTTTAAATACTTCTGAATATGTAGCATCTGATCCAAATGTAGCAGAACATTTAAAACCTCCGCAAACGGAATCAATAAATGCATCGGATACAG attCAGATATCGAAGTCGTTGAGCGACCAACAGAAGCATTGGAAAAGATTGAACACGTTACTGAACCAGTTAAAGATACATGTG ATGAACCAAACAATGCCGAGCCACACAATGCGGAATCGGACACTACGGAGtccgaaacgaaagaagcacataattgtgacgagagtgatgAAAAAATGGATATCGACGAATCATCgtcttaa